A window of Castanea sativa cultivar Marrone di Chiusa Pesio chromosome 1, ASM4071231v1 contains these coding sequences:
- the LOC142613975 gene encoding serine/threonine-protein kinase BLUS1-like has protein sequence MGGKTKNQRIYSANPNDYKLLEEVGYGATATVFRAIYLPTNEVVAVKCLDLDRCNSNLDDIRREAQTMILIDHPNVVRAYCSFVVGRNLWVVMPFMAEGSCLHLMKIAYPDGFEEAAIGSILKETLKALDYLHRQGHIHRDVKAGNILLDTNGVIKLADFGVSACMFDTGERQRIRNTFVGTPCWMAPEVLQPGSGYNSKADIWSFGITALELAHGHAPFSKYPPMKVLLMTIQNAPPGLDYDRDKKFSKSFKEMVAMCLVKDQAKRPTAEKLLKHSFFKHAKSPELSVKKLFTDLPPLWNRVKALQLKDAAQLALKKMPSAEQEAISQSEYQRGVSAWNFDIEDLKAQASLVRDDDDDDDDGPEMREEGKGMKYVVSEKDSIDFQTSFGKLNLNYELAQPEYRGRTSGEETPQADVLNRKGKVVESDLLESGCQEKVGWRKNGSSTEASSSMSEKDMVQGKTKTQTLKSRQTQSGPLMPGAVLSHSVSERVRISERTELELQPSTDKAFLQVRRAPSFSGPLMLPNRASANSLSAPIKSTGGYRDSLDDRSKANLVQIRGRFSVTSENLDLVKDIPLSTVPRRSTQGSPLRKSASVGEWIFDSKQAPINRSPKEFSNGNLPASLLMPHLQHLFMQTTTQQDLIMNLLYSMQPAEVADATQNGKLPPLPRSSENNGTIETVASERERVLLLKISELQFRTVNLCEELTAEKLKYIQLQQQLNAVSGQEENGDRREGDA, from the exons ATGGGAGGTAAAACTAAGAATCAGAGGATTTACTCTGCGAACCCTAACGACTACAAGCTTCTAGAAGAAGTAGGTTATGGTGCCACCGCTACGGTTTTCAGAGCGATCTATCTTCCTACCAATGAAGTCGTCGCGGTTAAGTGCTTGGATCTCGATCGCTGCAATAGTAATCTG GATGACATACGTAGGGAGGCTCAAACAATGATTTTGATAGATCATCCAAATGTTGTTAGGGCTTATTGTTCATTTGTTGTTGGACGAAACCTTTGGGTGGTCATGCCTTTCATGGCGGAGGGTTCTTGTTTGCACCTCATGAAGATAGCATACCCTGATGGCTTTGAAGAAGCTGCTATTGGTTCTATATTAAAAGAAACTTTGAAGGCTTTGGACTACCTTCATCGACAAGGACATATTCATAGGGATGTTAAG GCTGGAAACATACTACTTGATACAAATGGGGTGATAAAGCTTGCCGACTTTGGTGTTTCAGCTTGCATGTTTGATACAGGTGAAAGACAACGAATAAGAAATACTTTTGTAGGGACCCCATGCTG GATGGCACCAGAGGTATTGCAGCCAGGAAGTGGATATAATTCCAA GGCTGATATTTGGTCATTTGGTATAACGGCACTGGAGCTGGCTCATGGTCATGCACCATTTTCAAAATATCCTCCAATGAAG GTTCTCCTGATGACGATACAGAATGCCCCTCCTGGGCTTGATTATGATCGAGATAAAAAATTCTCTAAG TCTTTTAAAGAAATGGTTGCAATGTGCCTGGTGAAAGATCAAGCAAAGAGGCCAACAGCcgagaaattattgaaacactCCTTTTTCAAGCATGCAAAGTCTCCAGAGCTTTCTGTGAAGAAATTATTCACTGATTTGCCACCCCTTTGGAATCGTGTAAAAGCCCTCCAG CTTAAAGATGCAGCACAACTAGCTCTAAAGAAAATGCCTTCAGCAGAACAAGAGGCTATATCACAG AGTGAGTACCAGCGAGGAGTTAGTGCCTGGAACTTTGATATTGAGGATTTAAAAGCGCAAGCGTCACTG GTgagagatgatgatgatgatgatgatgatgggccGGAGATGAGGGAAGAAGGCAAAGGCATGAAATATGTTGTCAGTGAGAAG GATTCAATTGATTTCCAAACCAGTTTTGggaaattgaatttaaattatgaattaGCACAGCCCGAGTACAGAGGGCGAACTAGTGGTGAAGAAACACCACAGGCTGACGTCCTGAATAGAAAGGGAAAGGTTGTGGAAAGTGATTTACTGGAATCTGGATGCCAAGAGAAAGTTGGTTGGAGGAAAAATGGCTCAAGCACTGAGGCATCTTCATCAATGTCAGAAAAGGACATGGTACAGGGCAAGACTAAAACCCAAACATTGAAAAGTCGCCAAACTCAGAGTGGCCCACTTATGCCCGGTGCTGTGCTTAGTCATTCAGTATCAGAGAGAGTGCGAATCTCTGAAAG GACTGAGCTTGAACTTCAACCATCTACTGATAAAGCTTTCCTACAAGTACGGCGGGCACCAAGCTTTAGTGGTCCATTGATGCTTCCAAACCGAGCTTCGGCAAACAGTTTATCAGCTCCAATAAAGTCTACTGGAG GGTATAGGGATTCTTTAGATGACAGGTCGAAGGCAAATCTGGTGCAAATTAGAGGAAGATTTTCAGTAACATCAGAGAATTTAGATCTTGTAAAG GATATTCCATTAAGTACAGTTCCACGACGGTCTACACAG ggATCTCCATTAAGAAAGTCTGCTAGTGTTGGTGAATGGATTTTTGATTCCAAGCAAGCG CCTATCAATCGGTCGCCAAAGGAATTTAGCAACGGTAATTTACCTGCTTCACTTCTCATGCCTCACCTTCAGCATCTTTTTATGCAGACCACAACGCAACAG GATCTTATCATGAATTTGCTCTACAGCATGCAACCAGCTGAGGTAGCAGATG CTACCCAAAATGGAAAGTTGCCGCCATTGCCTCGTAGTTCAGAGAACAATGGAACT ATCGAAACAGTGGCTTCTGAGAGGGAACGTGTACTTCTTCTCAAGATCTCTGAGCTTCAATTTAG GACGGTCAATTTGTGTGAAGAGCTGACTGCCGAAAAGTTAAAATACATTCAA TTGCAGCAGCAGCTAAATGCTGTATCGGGTCAAGAAGAAAATGGAGACAGGAGGGAAGGGGATGCCTGA